One segment of Paenibacillus sp. FSL R7-0337 DNA contains the following:
- a CDS encoding phosphoribulokinase has product MDQELQRIVKWINGQTARVIIGISGHGASGKTTFAAHLISLLGQDNVNLLNTDPYIIGSNLRKFAMIDYEYNNEQYRDKMTACHPLAHNVAALERDIRMLRDGLDLYTMDTHYTKSTLLSSRNKINIVEGMSVAFTDPGLYDLKVYLHTDGETELRRRGIRDVVERGTDIGYLMRSHEQRRIQYELFMHPYHERFDIVIRNQD; this is encoded by the coding sequence ATGGATCAGGAGTTACAGAGAATCGTCAAGTGGATCAACGGTCAAACTGCGAGGGTCATCATAGGGATTTCGGGTCACGGGGCATCGGGCAAAACCACATTTGCCGCTCATCTGATCAGCCTGCTCGGGCAGGATAACGTGAATCTATTGAATACGGACCCCTATATTATCGGTTCTAATCTCAGGAAGTTCGCGATGATTGACTATGAATATAACAATGAACAATACCGTGATAAAATGACGGCGTGCCACCCGCTTGCCCATAACGTTGCCGCACTGGAGCGGGACATCCGTATGCTGAGGGACGGCCTCGACCTGTATACGATGGATACCCACTACACTAAGAGTACGCTGTTATCTTCGCGCAACAAGATTAATATTGTGGAAGGCATGAGTGTTGCTTTTACCGATCCGGGGCTCTATGACCTCAAAGTATACCTGCATACAGATGGGGAGACGGAGCTGAGGCGCAGGGGGATCCGGGATGTGGTTGAGCGGGGCACGGATATCGGATACTTAATGAGGTCCCATGAACAGCGTAGAATTCAGTATGAATTATTCATGCATCCGTATCATGAGAGGTTCGATATTGTGATTAGGAATCAGGATTAA
- a CDS encoding DinB family protein has protein sequence MAAKTNKQLILEFESFIPYIQSLDSIEDADWEAPLEAGKWSLQDLLCHIMLWDKYFYEEALVKIQEGLPLTAAHLDFNAFNANAVLYAKTVTRQEAARQFVLYRTKITGLAASFSDEALEQNHPDGDGKKFSIRKYLRDFISHDKHHKKQIDKYAASVAVTKT, from the coding sequence ATGGCAGCCAAAACCAACAAGCAGCTCATTCTTGAATTCGAGTCCTTCATCCCCTATATTCAATCGCTGGACAGCATCGAAGATGCAGACTGGGAGGCTCCGCTGGAGGCCGGAAAATGGTCTCTGCAGGATCTCCTTTGCCACATCATGCTGTGGGACAAATACTTTTATGAGGAGGCCCTGGTCAAAATTCAAGAAGGCCTGCCGCTGACAGCCGCACATCTGGACTTCAATGCATTCAATGCCAATGCGGTCCTATACGCCAAGACAGTAACCCGTCAAGAAGCCGCCCGGCAATTCGTCCTGTACCGGACCAAGATTACCGGGCTTGCAGCCTCCTTCAGCGATGAGGCTCTTGAACAGAATCATCCCGATGGTGACGGGAAGAAATTCAGTATCCGCAAGTATCTGAGAGATTTCATCTCCCACGATAAGCATCACAAGAAGCAGATAGACAAGTATGCAGCATCAGTTGCGGTCACAAAAACATAA
- a CDS encoding S-layer homology domain-containing protein — translation MFIKRIVRKKVIAGALAVCLSILPAVSAFAGNASDLSGNWAKNQISKWMDQGLIAGYPDGEFKPNNLVTRAELTVLINRAFGFTETKKANFSDISSSKWYYSSILQANAAGYIQGYEDGTFKPDQKINRQELAVIISKLLKLTTSAATPEFGDMTKSADWSKGAIGAVSEQGIMTGSGDGNFRPLAYATRAETVVILDRALSLLNAAGEYVIIYETPGTYGPLSGISEVESDVVISVPGITLRNMNITGDLLLGEGIAEGDVRLQNVTVSGNTAIEGGGANSIHLADSTLGSVRVDKEDGSVRVVAEGKTRIHNLQIQSAAAVESLTGAEISTLTLSPEIPADARILLTGSFKAVNILASRLNIEISGGTVETINVDKTAGSNKLANSSNIKSMTMNTGIQILGKGNIGNAVVNASGIIIENAPGKLTIGTDVPADVKVNIAGSDRTVAASSAVPTAAVLVGGGGGGTGGGGSTTETPAPTTTPTPTPTEAPTPVPTPVPTPVPTEEPTPAPTPVPTPAPTPVPTEAPTPAPTPVPTEEPTPAPTAKPTAVTSPSPSPLATPTALTSPSPSPSLWPEVTPTPTPWSTATAAPTPPNINLSLIKGVIEHADGKVVDTGTIYLERDNDHTIYTAGVMNGQFLMNLPDGTYRIYSMRSTTTQENISLYYMFYVMNGKADREVHILIPEQQAGTIQYSDGTAFENGEIFVQRLDSGPLGWYSAVIQAGKFNFNLPDGHYSVEMLIYGETNNQLRINYLFEVIDGKSDLNITLPPKIGGNITFVDGSPIDDGWLEIREMNAQNFGIYTVPVVAGKFDLYLPDGDYNILALKTDEARTIDLRTQIKIVNGEPAAGPIDIKVPLAISGKIYNEDGTPYADGVLMVTKVGTASPLLYSATIKKGLFDFYLPDGSYRVLILAEEISSIYYAKFPYYKFSVLDGQSDPHELVIQLPANNVTGTLKYDDGTALPDGYIELGSGLDGRDYVKTVELKNGEFSADFPDGEYDVFIYWDAKHQKRIEINCKFKVAEGLLVDPLDITLAKE, via the coding sequence TTGTTTATCAAAAGAATTGTAAGAAAAAAAGTAATCGCAGGAGCACTTGCTGTATGCCTTTCAATCCTGCCGGCTGTCTCAGCTTTTGCGGGCAATGCATCCGATCTTAGTGGAAACTGGGCGAAGAATCAAATCAGTAAATGGATGGATCAAGGTCTGATCGCCGGCTACCCTGATGGTGAATTTAAGCCGAATAACCTGGTGACTCGGGCGGAATTAACGGTTTTGATTAATAGGGCTTTTGGATTCACTGAAACGAAAAAAGCTAATTTTAGCGATATCTCTAGCAGTAAATGGTATTATTCAAGTATTTTGCAGGCTAATGCTGCAGGTTACATCCAAGGCTACGAGGACGGGACCTTTAAGCCTGATCAGAAGATCAACCGTCAGGAACTGGCTGTTATCATCAGCAAGTTGCTCAAGCTGACAACGTCGGCTGCGACTCCTGAGTTCGGTGATATGACTAAGAGTGCGGATTGGAGCAAAGGTGCTATCGGAGCTGTAAGCGAACAAGGGATCATGACAGGCTCTGGTGATGGTAACTTTCGGCCCCTTGCTTATGCAACCCGAGCAGAGACAGTAGTCATTTTGGATAGGGCTCTATCCTTGCTAAATGCAGCCGGTGAGTATGTAATCATCTATGAAACACCAGGTACCTATGGTCCGCTGTCAGGAATTTCAGAAGTAGAAAGTGATGTAGTGATCAGCGTGCCAGGTATCACACTCCGTAATATGAATATCACTGGAGATCTGCTGCTGGGAGAAGGCATAGCTGAAGGCGATGTGCGGCTCCAGAATGTAACCGTAAGTGGCAATACCGCAATTGAAGGCGGCGGGGCTAACAGTATTCATCTTGCGGATTCCACACTGGGTTCTGTTCGTGTTGACAAGGAAGATGGCAGTGTAAGAGTAGTAGCTGAAGGAAAGACCCGAATCCATAATCTTCAGATTCAGTCCGCTGCTGCCGTTGAATCCCTCACCGGTGCTGAGATCAGTACCCTTACGTTATCACCTGAAATTCCAGCCGATGCCCGCATTCTGTTGACCGGCAGCTTCAAGGCTGTAAATATTCTTGCATCACGCCTTAACATTGAAATCAGCGGGGGCACTGTCGAGACAATCAATGTTGATAAAACAGCGGGCAGTAATAAATTGGCCAATAGCAGCAATATCAAATCCATGACAATGAACACCGGTATACAAATATTAGGTAAAGGCAACATCGGGAATGCGGTAGTCAACGCTTCGGGCATTATAATAGAGAATGCTCCAGGTAAACTTACGATCGGCACTGATGTTCCGGCAGATGTGAAAGTAAATATAGCCGGTTCTGATAGAACAGTTGCTGCGTCTTCTGCAGTTCCAACAGCCGCTGTGTTAGTTGGCGGCGGAGGGGGAGGAACTGGTGGAGGCGGCAGTACGACTGAAACACCGGCGCCAACAACGACACCAACACCGACGCCAACGGAGGCACCAACACCGGTGCCAACACCGGTGCCAACACCGGTGCCGACAGAGGAACCAACACCGGCACCAACGCCAGTACCGACACCAGCACCAACACCAGTACCGACGGAGGCACCGACACCGGCACCAACGCCAGTACCAACGGAGGAACCAACACCAGCACCGACAGCGAAGCCAACGGCGGTAACTTCACCATCACCATCGCCGTTAGCGACACCAACAGCGTTGACTTCACCGTCACCGTCACCATCCTTGTGGCCGGAAGTAACACCGACACCCACACCTTGGTCAACGGCAACGGCAGCTCCAACACCGCCTAATATTAATCTTAGTCTTATAAAAGGGGTCATTGAGCATGCAGACGGGAAGGTAGTAGATACAGGCACTATATACTTAGAACGGGATAACGATCATACGATTTACACCGCTGGAGTGATGAACGGGCAATTCTTGATGAATTTGCCGGATGGGACGTACAGAATTTACTCCATGCGTTCCACAACTACACAAGAGAATATTTCACTCTACTATATGTTTTACGTTATGAATGGCAAGGCAGACCGGGAAGTGCATATTCTCATTCCTGAGCAGCAGGCAGGTACGATTCAGTATTCGGACGGGACTGCATTTGAGAATGGAGAAATTTTTGTACAGCGCCTCGACAGCGGGCCGCTTGGCTGGTATAGTGCCGTAATCCAAGCAGGCAAGTTCAACTTTAATTTACCCGACGGTCATTATAGCGTAGAAATGTTAATCTATGGCGAAACTAACAACCAATTAAGAATTAATTATTTATTTGAGGTCATTGACGGGAAGAGCGATCTGAATATAACATTGCCTCCAAAAATAGGAGGAAACATTACCTTCGTGGATGGCTCCCCAATTGACGACGGATGGCTGGAAATTAGAGAAATGAATGCTCAGAATTTCGGGATTTATACGGTCCCTGTGGTTGCAGGTAAGTTTGATCTTTATTTACCGGATGGAGATTATAACATTCTGGCATTAAAGACTGATGAGGCAAGAACTATAGATTTACGTACACAGATAAAGATTGTTAATGGTGAACCTGCTGCCGGACCAATTGATATCAAGGTGCCTTTAGCAATATCAGGCAAGATTTATAATGAGGACGGAACTCCATATGCTGATGGAGTATTAATGGTTACTAAGGTCGGTACTGCTTCACCGCTTCTATATTCGGCCACTATTAAGAAAGGACTGTTTGATTTCTATCTGCCGGATGGCTCATACCGGGTACTTATTTTAGCGGAAGAGATTTCCTCCATCTACTATGCTAAATTCCCGTATTACAAGTTCTCGGTGCTGGATGGGCAGTCGGACCCACATGAGCTTGTAATCCAGTTGCCAGCGAACAATGTTACCGGTACACTGAAATATGATGATGGGACCGCGTTGCCGGATGGTTATATAGAGCTTGGCAGTGGTCTTGATGGTAGGGATTATGTCAAAACGGTTGAGCTAAAAAACGGAGAGTTTAGTGCTGATTTCCCGGATGGGGAATATGATGTATTCATCTATTGGGATGCTAAGCATCAGAAGAGAATCGAAATAAATTGTAAATTTAAAGTTGCAGAGGGCCTGCTTGTTGATCCCCTGGATATTACTTTGGCTAAGGAATAA
- a CDS encoding response regulator transcription factor → MQQRVLLIEDDEAISEMVYSYLTKEGYEVEIAYDGDMAVSKFLGGLTYDLVLLDLMLPKRSGTDVLQIIRSGSLVPVLIMSAKDSDVDKALGLGFGADDYITKPFSMIELAARVKAAIRRAGYAASGSQAVVGSGAQGSGESQAEKPKVIELRGLTVDLDNFSVRKNGQELKLTAKEFHILKLFVSSPGRVFTKAQIYSQVWEEDYYGDENVINVHMRRLREKIEDDPSRPEYIKTLWGIGYKLGDVLL, encoded by the coding sequence ATGCAACAGAGGGTGCTGCTGATCGAGGATGATGAAGCGATCAGCGAAATGGTCTATTCTTATCTGACCAAAGAGGGCTATGAGGTGGAGATCGCATATGACGGGGACATGGCGGTGAGCAAGTTCCTGGGCGGTCTTACTTATGATCTGGTGCTGCTGGATCTGATGCTGCCGAAGCGCAGCGGCACGGATGTGCTGCAGATTATCCGCAGCGGCAGTCTTGTGCCGGTACTGATTATGTCGGCAAAAGACAGCGATGTGGACAAGGCACTGGGGCTGGGCTTCGGCGCGGATGATTATATTACGAAGCCGTTCTCGATGATTGAGCTGGCGGCCCGGGTGAAGGCGGCGATCCGCCGGGCGGGGTATGCTGCATCTGGAAGCCAGGCTGTTGTCGGGAGCGGAGCGCAGGGCAGCGGGGAGTCGCAGGCAGAGAAGCCGAAGGTTATCGAGCTGCGGGGACTGACCGTGGATCTGGATAATTTCTCCGTACGGAAGAACGGGCAAGAGCTGAAGCTGACCGCCAAGGAGTTCCACATCCTGAAGCTGTTCGTGAGCAGTCCGGGCCGGGTATTCACCAAGGCGCAGATCTACAGCCAAGTCTGGGAAGAGGATTATTATGGCGATGAGAACGTAATTAATGTACATATGCGCAGATTGCGCGAGAAAATCGAGGATGATCCCTCCCGTCCGGAGTATATCAAGACGCTGTGGGGGATCGGCTACAAGCTGGGGGATGTGCTGCTGTGA
- a CDS encoding sensor histidine kinase, whose amino-acid sequence MIILLLVLLVLLLVVSTLQFLNSRQHARQLDYIHHKLESIIEGGSHERLLLMSSSPQMQQLLTDLNRLLDVNHQGAAKRSKLEQSMRGMLANVSHDLKTPLTVVLGYIETLLHDETVSKEEQERMLRTIHTKAGEVIALMNRFFDLAKLESGDRDIPLSRVELGEVCRRNILAFYDLLSESGTDVQIEIPEEPLHIMGNDEALDRILTNLLSNAITYGNAGGVLGLKLYPDAGRVCIEVWDRGKGIAEGHEDKVFERLYTLEDSRNRDYQGSGLGLTITKRLTEQMNGTISLSSQPNVRTAFTLSFPRQSF is encoded by the coding sequence GTGATCATTCTGTTGCTGGTTCTGCTTGTCCTGTTGCTTGTGGTCTCTACGCTGCAGTTCCTGAATTCACGGCAGCATGCCCGCCAGTTGGACTACATTCATCATAAGCTGGAGAGCATCATAGAAGGCGGATCGCATGAGCGGCTGCTGCTAATGAGCAGCAGTCCGCAGATGCAGCAGCTGCTGACCGATCTGAACCGTCTGCTGGATGTTAACCATCAGGGAGCGGCCAAGCGGAGCAAGCTGGAGCAATCTATGCGCGGAATGCTGGCGAATGTGTCGCATGATCTGAAGACGCCGCTGACGGTAGTGCTGGGCTATATTGAGACGCTGCTGCATGATGAGACAGTATCCAAAGAAGAGCAGGAACGTATGCTGCGGACGATTCATACCAAGGCCGGCGAGGTCATTGCGCTGATGAACCGGTTCTTCGATCTGGCGAAGCTGGAGTCGGGGGACCGGGATATCCCGCTCTCGCGGGTAGAGCTGGGCGAGGTCTGCCGCCGGAATATTCTGGCCTTCTATGATCTGCTTAGTGAGAGCGGCACGGATGTGCAGATTGAGATTCCGGAAGAGCCGCTTCATATCATGGGCAATGATGAGGCGCTGGACCGGATACTGACGAACCTGCTCTCCAATGCGATTACCTACGGTAATGCAGGGGGAGTGCTGGGGCTGAAGTTGTACCCGGACGCCGGACGGGTCTGCATAGAAGTGTGGGACCGGGGCAAGGGCATCGCCGAAGGCCACGAGGATAAGGTGTTCGAGCGGCTGTATACCCTTGAGGATTCGCGCAACCGCGACTATCAGGGCAGCGGCCTGGGGCTGACGATTACGAAGCGGCTGACCGAGCAGATGAACGGCACTATTTCCCTGAGCAGCCAGCCGAATGTGCGTACGGCATTTACGCTCTCTTTTCCCAGACAGTCCTTCTGA
- a CDS encoding ABC transporter ATP-binding protein, giving the protein MTTILRTWDLTKVYEDKEIVSSVNMEIKQGEIYGFLGPNGAGKTTVMKMITNLVKPTAGEIEFAGEKMTHRSYDMLKRMGSIIEYPVFYDKLSARENLALHGEYMGFYDANAIEEALELVKLRAVDSKPVKNFSLGMKQRLGIARAVMTKPELLILDEPINGLDPLGIKELREVFRMLSRDYGMTLLISSHILGEIEQIADTIGVIREGVLVEQVAMDTIRSQQTQYIELVTSECTKAVFVLEGKLGLRNYKVLDPRTIRVYEDIPQLELSRALSAAEVELESMSKKHHSLEDHFVELMGGDNHA; this is encoded by the coding sequence ATGACAACGATACTCCGGACATGGGATCTGACCAAGGTCTATGAGGATAAGGAAATTGTGAGCAGTGTGAATATGGAGATTAAGCAGGGTGAAATTTACGGATTTCTGGGACCGAACGGCGCGGGCAAAACAACGGTGATGAAAATGATCACGAATCTGGTGAAGCCGACGGCGGGCGAGATTGAATTTGCCGGGGAGAAGATGACCCACCGCTCTTACGACATGCTGAAACGAATGGGCAGTATTATTGAATACCCGGTGTTCTACGACAAGCTGAGTGCCCGCGAGAATCTGGCGCTGCATGGAGAGTATATGGGCTTTTATGATGCCAACGCGATAGAGGAAGCGCTCGAATTAGTGAAGCTGAGAGCGGTGGACAGCAAACCGGTGAAGAATTTCTCCCTCGGGATGAAGCAGCGGCTGGGCATTGCCAGAGCGGTCATGACCAAGCCGGAGCTGCTGATCCTCGATGAACCGATTAACGGGCTGGACCCGCTTGGAATCAAGGAACTTCGCGAGGTGTTCCGTATGCTAAGCCGTGATTATGGCATGACGCTGCTGATCTCCAGCCACATTCTGGGCGAAATCGAACAGATTGCCGACACAATCGGCGTAATCCGTGAAGGGGTACTGGTGGAGCAGGTGGCAATGGATACGATCCGGAGCCAGCAAACCCAGTATATCGAGCTGGTGACTAGCGAGTGTACGAAGGCCGTCTTCGTCCTGGAGGGGAAGCTGGGCCTCCGCAATTACAAGGTGCTTGACCCGCGGACTATTCGTGTATACGAAGATATCCCGCAGCTGGAGCTGAGCCGGGCCCTGTCCGCAGCAGAGGTGGAGCTGGAGAGTATGAGCAAGAAGCATCATTCGCTGGAGGATCATTTTGTGGAACTGATGGGGGGCGACAACCATGCTTAA
- a CDS encoding ABC transporter permease — translation MLKLIRLELRKSKFTFLKGVLIADLAILTAMILLIFTGMDDGEFDSYAEIFQGVFIFVKATYIIFASVLISKLVIDEYKNNTITVLFTYPVPRKMLMSAKLIIVFLFTFFGILLSDVAISGLLAGSLYVFPNVIQETLTRELITAHLLSAGTDALYAAGIGLIPLYFGMRRKSVSATIVSAVLIVSLISSGNSFGGFRMGDLFGISITLALAGAAIAYLSIRNIEHQDVS, via the coding sequence ATGCTTAAGTTAATCCGTCTGGAGCTGCGCAAGAGTAAATTCACTTTTCTTAAAGGTGTGCTGATTGCGGACCTGGCTATTCTTACTGCTATGATCTTGCTGATTTTTACAGGGATGGATGATGGGGAATTTGATAGCTATGCCGAAATTTTTCAAGGAGTATTCATATTTGTAAAAGCGACTTATATTATCTTCGCCTCCGTTCTGATCAGTAAGCTGGTCATTGACGAGTACAAAAACAATACGATTACTGTGCTGTTCACGTACCCGGTGCCGCGCAAAATGCTCATGTCCGCCAAGCTGATCATTGTCTTTTTGTTTACCTTCTTTGGTATTTTGTTATCGGATGTTGCCATTAGCGGCCTTCTTGCAGGGAGCTTGTATGTGTTCCCAAATGTTATCCAGGAGACATTGACCCGTGAGCTGATTACTGCTCATCTGCTCAGCGCCGGGACGGATGCGCTATATGCGGCAGGCATCGGGCTGATTCCGTTATACTTCGGAATGCGCCGCAAATCCGTATCGGCCACGATTGTTTCCGCCGTGCTGATCGTCTCGCTGATATCTTCCGGCAACAGCTTCGGCGGCTTCCGCATGGGTGATCTGTTCGGGATTTCGATCACGCTTGCCTTGGCTGGTGCGGCGATTGCCTACCTCTCGATCCGAAATATCGAGCATCAGGATGTAAGCTGA